The following proteins come from a genomic window of Malus sylvestris chromosome 4, drMalSylv7.2, whole genome shotgun sequence:
- the LOC126617596 gene encoding putative pentatricopeptide repeat-containing protein At1g56570 yields MSTKGLPITLFPPILRNSLQWAQDFTTQSNPPFSQKIPYILATNLIKSYFGKGLIKEARQVFDEMPERDVIAWTAMIAGYTSCSHHNHAWAIFCEMVRNEMEPNAFTFSSVLKACKGMGALSCGTLVHGLAVKRGMQGSIYVENALMDMYATCCASMEDACIVFDDIRDKNDVSWTTLITGLTHSGDGYGGLRVFQQMLLEEAEPNPFSFSIAVRACASIGSPSFGKQIHSAVIKHGFKSNLPVMNSILDMYCRFGCLSEPNQCFHEMSERDLITWNTLISGYERLDPRESLRIFSLMDSEGLSPNCFTYSSVISACANLAVLNCGEQVHGGIIRRGIDKNLALANALIDMYAKCGSISNSHKIFSEMSDRNLVSWTSMIIGYGAHGYGKEAVEMFDKMVKSGIRPDQIVFMAVLSACGHAGLVDEGLRYFESMISDYKVTPDQDIYGCVVDLLGRGGRVEEAYELIESMPFKPDESVWGAFLGACKAHELPHLRKVAAQKLLELTPNMVGTYVMLSNIYAAEGEWGEFANTRKMMRGMGNKKEAGQSWIEVRNRVYSFVVGDKVGSHINSVYGVLEVLISHLKAAEHINDLDCSIHDLDDGT; encoded by the exons ATGAGCACAAAAGGACTACCCATAACTCTTTTTCCTCCCATACTCAGAAACTCACTTCAGTGGGCCCAGGATTTCACCACCCAATCAAACCCaccattttcacaaaaaatccCCTACATTTTAGCCACAAACTTAATCAAATCATACTTTGGCAAGGGCTTAATCAAAGAAGCGCGCCAGGTGTTCGATGAAATGCCTGAGAGAGACGTGATAGCATGGACTGCTATGATCGCCGGGTACACGTCTTGCAGTCACCACAACCACGCATGGGCGATATTTTGTGAGATGGTGAGGAATGAGATGGAACCGAATGCTTTCACTTTTTCCAGCGTGCTCAAGGCTTGCAAAGGCATGGGAGCCCTTTCGTGTGGCACATTGGTTCATGGGTTGGCTGTGAAGCGTGGAATGCAAGGCTCCATCTATGTCGAAAATGCACTCATGGACATGTATGCTACTTGTTGTGCAAGCATGGAGGATGCGTGCATTGTGTTCGATGATATTCGTGACAAGAATGATGTGTCGTGGACTACTTTGATCACTGGCTTGACTCACAGTGGTGATGGATATGGTGGGCTTCGAGTTTTCCAACAAATGTTGCTG GAGGAAGCAGAGCCGAATCCGTTTAGCTTTTCGATTGCGGTTAGAGCTTGCGCTTCGATTGGCTCACCTTCTTTTGGAAAGCAGATACATTCAGCAGTGATTAAACACGGATTCAAGTCCAACCTTCCTGTCATGAATTCGATACTGGACATGTATTGCAGGTTTGGTTGTTTGTCAGAGCCAAATCAGTGCTTCCATGAAATGAGCGAAAGAGATTTGATCACATGGAACACCTTAATTTCCGGATATGAAAGATTAGATCCTAGAGAGTCTCTGCGTATATTTTCGCTTATGGACTCAGAAGGCTTGAGTCCGAATTGCTTCACATATAGCAGTGTTATATCGGCGTGTGCTAACCTAGCAGTTTTGAACTGTGGAGAACAAGTTCATGGAGGAATTATTCGGAGAGGCATTGATAAGAATTTGGCATTGGCTAATGCACTTATCGACATGTATGCCAAGTGCGGAAGCATATCAAACTCGCACAAAATTTTTAGTGAAATGTCTGATAGAAACCTAGTCTCCTGGACGTCCATGATCATCGGATATGGGGCTCATGGATATGGAAAAGAGGCTGTTGAAATGTTTGATAAGATGGTCAAATCAGGCATAAGACCCGATCAAATAGTGTTTATGGCAGTTTTGAGTGCTTGCGGTCACGCTGGCCTCGTTGACGAAGGCTTGAGATATTTCGAATCAATGATAAGTGATTACAAAGTTACTCCAGATCAGGACATTTATGGGTGTGTGGTGGATTTGCTAGGTCGTGGCGGAAGAGTTGAGGAGGCTTATGAACTAATTGAGAGTATGCCATTTAAGCCGGATGAGTCTGTTTGGGGAGCATTTCTCGGAGCTTGTAAAGCACACGAGCTTCCACATTTGCGAAAAGTGGCTGCTCAGAAGTTATTAGAGTTGACACCAAATATGGTTGGCACGTATGTGATGCTGTCAAATATTTATGCAGCTGAAGGCGAATGGGGGGAATTCGCAAATACGAGGAAGATGATGAGAGGTATGGGGAATAAGAAAGAGGCAGGACAGAGTTGGATTGAGGTAAGAAACCGGGTTTATAGTTTTGTTGTGGGAGATAAGGTGGGTTCTCATATAAACTCGGTGTATGGAGTTTTGGAAGTTCTGATTTCGCATTTGAAAGCGGCAGAGCACATAAATGATTTAGATTGCTCTATACATGACCTAGATGATGGAACTTGA
- the LOC126617595 gene encoding pentatricopeptide repeat-containing protein At3g62890-like — protein sequence MNLYKLKPLTLAAKSTLNPKPMSKPSINLSILETHLPKCRNLKQFNPILSQMILTGFINDTYAASRILKFCTDSHFVHADFSLKIFDRIDDANGFIWNTMMRAYVQRNRPQKALKLYKLMLEKNAGPDHYTYPLLVQACAIRVSGFEGKQIHGHVFKTGFDSDVYVQNTLINMYAVCENMGDARKLFDEIPVLNSVAWNSILAGYVRAGDAEKAKFVYDQMPERNTIASNSMIVLFGRTGCVNEACRLFEEMPEKDMVSWSALISCHEQNEMYEEALAKFLEMVANGVMVDEVVLVTVLSACANLLAVQTGKLIHGLVVKIGTESYVNLQNAFIHMYSNCGEIMAAQKLFNAAYNLDQISWNSMISGYLKCGLVENARTLFDSMPEKDIVSWSAMISGYAQQDRFSETLALFQEMQLLGIRPDETTLVSVVSACTQLAALDLGQWIHAYIRKNGLKINVFLGTTLINMYMKCGCVENALEVFEGTSEKGVSSWNALILGLAMNGLVEKSLETFSEMKKCGVAPNEITFIGVLGACRHMGLVNEGRRHFDSMVQEHKIERNVKHYGCMVDLLGRAGMLKEAEELIESMPMMPDVATWGALLGACKKHGDHDRGERIGRKLIELEPDHDGFHVLLSNICASKGNWDDVHEIRGTMMQHGVVKTPGCSMIEADGVVHEFLAGDKKHPRIKEIDAMLDEIAKRLKKEGYAPDTNEVSFDIDEEEKETALSRHSEKLAIAFGLIAISPPSPIRIMKNLRICNDCHMAAKLISKAFDRDIVVRDRHLFHHFKQGSCSCNDFW from the coding sequence ATGAATTTATACAAATTAAAGCCGCTAACTTTAGCCGCGAAATCGACTTTGAATCCCAAACCCATGTCGAAACCAAGCATAAATCTCTCGATCTTGGAAACCCATTTGCCGAAATGCCGAAATCTCAAGCAATTCAATCCAATCCTCTCTCAGATGATCCTTACCGGCTTCATCAATGACACATATGCCGCAAGCAGAATCCTCAAGTTCTGCACCGACTCGCACTTCGTCCACGCCGATTTCTCCCTGAAAATCTTCGATCGAATCGACGACGCAAATGGGTTTATTTGGAACACCATGATGAGAGCTTACGTACAGAGAAACCGTCCTCAAAAGGCTTTGAAGCTTTATAAACTGATGCTGGAGAAGAATGCCGGTCCTGACCATTACACTTACCCGCTTTTAGTGCAAGCCTGCGCTATTCGGGTTTCGGGTTTTGAAGGAAAACAGATACATGGTCATGTTTTCAAGACCGGTTTTGATTCGGATGTTTATGTTCAGAACACGTTGATCAATATGTATGCTGTTTGTGAGAACATGGGGGACGCACGCAAGTTGTTTGATGAAATTCCTGTGTTGAATTCGGTGGCTTGGAATTCGATTCTGGCGGGGTATGTGAGGGCGGGGGATGCGGAGAAGGCGAAGTTTGTATATGATCAGATGCCGGAGAGGAACACCATTGCTTCGAATTCTATGATCGTGTTGTTTGGCAGGACAGGTTGCGTGAATGAGGCTTGCCGGTTGTTTGAGGAAATGCCCGAGAAAGATATGGTTTCATGGAGCGCGTTGATTTCTTGTCATGAGCAGAATGAGATGTATGAGGAGGCTTTGGCTAAGTTTCTGGAAATGGTTGCCAATGGAGTTATGGTGGATGAGGTTGTGCTTGTCACTGTTCTTTCGGCATGTGCAAACTTGTTAGCTGTCCAGACAGGGAAATTGATCCATGGATTAGTAGTGAAAATTGGAACTGAAAGTTATGTCAATCTTCAAAATGCGTTTATTCACATGTATTCGAATTGTGGGGAAATAATGGCCGCGCAAAAACTGTTCAATGCAGCCTACAACTTGGATCAGATATCATGGAACTCAATGATATCAGGCTACTTGAAATGTGGTTTAGTTGAAAACGCTAGGACTTTATTTGATTCCATGCCCGAGAAGGATATCGTGTCGTGGAGTGCAATGATATCAGGTTATGCTCAACAAGACCGGTTCTCAGAAACTTTGGCATTGTTTCAGGAGATGCAGCTTCTTGGAATCAGGCCCGATGAGACCACTTTGGTGAGTGTTGTATCAGCTTGCACTCAATTGGCCGCCCTTGACTTAGGCCAGTGGATTCATGCTTATATAAGGAAAAATGGTCTCAAGATTAATGTCTTTTTGGGCACTACCCTTATAAACATGTACATGAAATGTGGGTGTGTGGAAAACGCTTTGGAGGTTTTTGAGGGGACTTCAGAAAAGGGAGTTTCTTCTTGGAATGCTCTTATTCTTGGGTTGGCGATGAATGGCTTGGTGGAGAAGTCACTTGAAACATTTtcagagatgaagaaatgtGGGGTGGCACCTAATGAGATAACCTTTATAGGAGTTCTTGGAGCTTGTCGACACATGGGGTTAGTAAATGAGGGGCGTCGACATTTTGATTCCATGGTCCAAGAACACAAGATAGAACGCAATGTTAAGCATTACGGATGCATGGTTGATCTTTTGGGACGTGCGGGTATGCTCAAGGAGGCAGAGGAACTCATTGAGAGTATGCCTATGATGCCGGATGTTGCTACTTGGGGTGCCTTACTAGGGGCATGTAAGAAACACGGAGACCATGATAGGGGCGAGAGGATAGGAAGAAAGCTCATTGAGCTTGAGCCTGACCATGACGGGTTCCACGTATTGTTGTCCAATATATGTGCTTCAAAAGGTAACTGGGATGATGTTCATGAGATTAGGGGAACAATGATGCAACATGGGGTGGTAAAGACCCCGGGTTGTAGCATGATTGAAGCAGACGGAGTAGTTCATGAATTTCTAGCAGGAGATAAGAAACACCCTCGAATAAAAGAGATTGACGCTATGTTGGATGAAATAGCTAAGAGATTGAAGAAGGAAGGTTACGCACCAGATACGAATGAGGTTTCCTTTGACATTGATGAAGAAGAGAAGGAAACCGCTCTGTCCAGGCATAGTGAGAAACTTGCAATTGCCTTTGGTCTTATCGCTATCAGTCCACCATCACCTATACGAATAATGAAGAATTTGCGAATATGTAATGATTGTCACATGGCAGCAAAGTTGATCTCAAAAGCTTTTGATCGTGATATAGTGGTGAGGGATCGGCACCTCTTTCACCACTTTAAGCAGGGATCTTGCTCTTGCAATGATTTCTGGTAG